The Legionella cincinnatiensis genome includes a region encoding these proteins:
- a CDS encoding GNAT family N-acetyltransferase — translation MIKELQHLITNQHEMVIKSLELIDIPILVDAFQKANWQKPASLFETYYQEQQHSERVIWLAYFQDQIAGYVTLKWMSHYEPFAHQKIPEIMDLNVLPSFRKQGVGSALLKVAEEKAALYHDVVGLGVGLYAGFDGGYGQAQQLYVKRGYYPDGLGVTYGYKQTVPGEVYPLDDDLILWFTKKLK, via the coding sequence ATGATAAAAGAGCTGCAACATTTGATAACAAATCAGCACGAAATGGTCATTAAATCATTGGAGTTAATCGATATTCCCATTCTTGTTGATGCGTTTCAGAAAGCAAATTGGCAAAAACCTGCTTCACTGTTTGAAACTTATTATCAAGAACAGCAGCACTCTGAGCGAGTAATATGGTTAGCTTATTTTCAAGATCAGATTGCGGGTTATGTGACTCTAAAATGGATGTCTCACTATGAACCGTTTGCTCATCAAAAAATTCCTGAAATTATGGATTTAAATGTGTTGCCTTCTTTTCGGAAACAAGGGGTAGGTAGCGCTTTACTAAAAGTAGCTGAAGAAAAGGCGGCCCTTTACCATGATGTTGTAGGTCTTGGAGTTGGTTTATATGCTGGTTTTGATGGAGGATACGGGCAGGCACAGCAACTTTATGTGAAACGCGGCTATTATCCTGATGGGTTAGGGGTTACTTATGGTTATAAACAAACTGTGCCAGGAGAAGTTTACCCTTTAGATGATGATCTTATTTTATGGTTTACCAAAAAATTAAAATGA